The following are from one region of the Roseobacter fucihabitans genome:
- a CDS encoding DUF192 domain-containing protein codes for MILRAAVVFCALGTAGLAQTCREDAVFLKGDWGQARFSVEIADDAAERAQGLMHRAFMPSSSGMLFVYERPQALSFWMRNTLIPLDLLFLDASGTVKSIHHSAQPLDDTPIPGGRDLTHVLEINGGLAKAMGIVPGTVMRHPTFSGLEAVWPC; via the coding sequence ATGATCCTGCGCGCGGCGGTTGTGTTTTGCGCTTTGGGGACCGCGGGTCTCGCGCAGACCTGTCGCGAGGATGCAGTTTTTCTCAAGGGCGACTGGGGGCAGGCGCGGTTTTCTGTCGAAATCGCCGATGATGCCGCCGAGCGGGCGCAGGGCTTGATGCACCGCGCGTTCATGCCGAGCAGTTCGGGCATGTTATTCGTCTATGAACGCCCGCAGGCTTTGTCTTTCTGGATGCGCAACACGCTCATCCCGCTCGATTTGTTGTTCTTGGATGCTTCGGGGACGGTCAAATCCATTCACCATTCCGCGCAGCCGCTGGATGACACACCGATTCCCGGCGGGCGCGACCTGACCCATGTGCTGGAAATCAACGGCGGGCTCGCAAAAGCGATGGGAATTGTGCCCGGCACCGTGATGCGCCACCCAACATTTTCCGGTCTTGAGGCGGTTTGGCCCTGTTAG
- a CDS encoding cold shock domain-containing protein, with protein sequence MSDTEDISPRVSGLVKWFDPVKGFGFVVSDAGGPDILLHVNVLRNFGQSSVADGARVELEVQKTDRGVQATHVIALQPPETGESVGLSDIAALDPATVAAAPLEPARVKWFDKGKGFGFANVFGRRDDIFLHMEVLRRSGLSDLAPGEALALRVIQGKRGHMAAEVFAWEAALDTSDA encoded by the coding sequence GTGAGCGATACCGAAGATATATCCCCCCGCGTGTCAGGGTTGGTTAAGTGGTTTGATCCGGTGAAAGGGTTCGGCTTCGTCGTATCTGATGCGGGTGGTCCGGATATTTTGTTGCATGTTAACGTCTTGCGCAACTTTGGACAAAGTTCCGTGGCCGATGGCGCGCGCGTCGAACTTGAAGTTCAAAAAACCGACCGGGGTGTTCAGGCGACGCATGTGATCGCGTTGCAGCCGCCCGAAACGGGTGAATCGGTAGGGCTGTCGGATATCGCAGCGCTGGATCCGGCCACCGTTGCCGCCGCACCATTAGAACCGGCGCGGGTCAAATGGTTCGACAAAGGCAAGGGTTTTGGGTTTGCGAATGTCTTTGGGCGGCGCGACGATATTTTCCTGCATATGGAAGTGCTGCGCCGCTCGGGCCTGTCTGATCTGGCACCGGGCGAGGCGCTGGCCTTGCGCGTGATCCAGGGCAAGCGCGGACACATGGCGGCCGAAGTATTTGCCTGGGAAGCCGCGCTGGATACTTCCGACGCATGA
- a CDS encoding LysE family transporter gives MSVESLIAFNLVLMAAIASPGAALLYFIKTCVASGRAAGFATGLGLGLAAAGWTLAALLGLESLFALFPWAYTLLKITGALYLIWIAVQTWRHARDPVGEIDRPKGRALLSGLLVNIGNPKSMLFAAAVILVVFPQGLNAMEITLIVANHLALEVVFYGLFAVLLSSAPARRGYLNAKPILDRIAATLLGALGLRLLVERT, from the coding sequence GTGAGCGTCGAGAGCCTGATCGCTTTCAACCTCGTGCTTATGGCGGCCATTGCAAGTCCGGGTGCGGCACTGCTCTATTTCATCAAGACCTGTGTGGCCTCTGGGCGCGCTGCGGGTTTTGCCACGGGGCTTGGTCTTGGGCTGGCCGCCGCTGGCTGGACTTTGGCGGCGCTGCTGGGGCTTGAGAGCCTGTTCGCGCTCTTCCCCTGGGCCTATACGCTGCTGAAAATCACCGGGGCGCTTTATCTGATCTGGATCGCCGTGCAGACCTGGCGTCATGCGCGCGACCCGGTGGGCGAGATCGACCGCCCCAAGGGACGCGCCTTGCTCTCCGGCTTGCTGGTCAATATCGGCAATCCGAAATCCATGCTCTTTGCCGCTGCCGTGATCCTTGTGGTGTTCCCCCAAGGTCTGAACGCTATGGAAATCACATTGATCGTGGCCAATCACCTTGCCCTCGAAGTGGTTTTCTATGGCCTCTTCGCCGTTTTACTGTCCAGTGCACCCGCCCGGCGCGGATATCTGAACGCCAAACCCATTCTTGATCGTATCGCCGCGACCCTTCTGGGGGCTCTGGGGCTGCGTCTGCTTGTTGAAAGGACCTGA
- the pdxH gene encoding pyridoxamine 5'-phosphate oxidase has product MEERTGKFAGNDPFQIARDWLAEAEKSEPNDPNAIALSTVDGQGLPNVRMVLLKDIEADAFVFYTNYESAKAGELESAGKAAFVMHWKSLRRQIRVRGLVSREDGPPADAYYASRSLKSRLGAWASRQSRPLSSRAALLAEVAKVTAKHGPNPKRPPFWGGFRLQPVEIEFWADGEFRLHDRFRWQRAGLQDDWSISRLNP; this is encoded by the coding sequence ATGGAAGAAAGAACCGGTAAATTTGCGGGCAATGACCCGTTCCAGATCGCGCGTGATTGGCTGGCAGAAGCGGAGAAAAGCGAACCTAACGATCCCAATGCCATCGCGCTGAGCACGGTAGACGGTCAGGGGTTGCCGAACGTGCGCATGGTGCTGCTCAAGGATATCGAGGCGGATGCTTTTGTTTTTTATACCAATTACGAAAGCGCCAAGGCGGGCGAATTGGAAAGCGCGGGCAAGGCCGCCTTTGTAATGCATTGGAAATCCTTGCGCCGCCAGATCCGTGTGCGCGGGCTTGTGTCGCGCGAGGATGGGCCACCCGCTGATGCATATTACGCCTCGCGCTCTCTTAAAAGCCGCCTGGGTGCCTGGGCGTCGCGGCAATCGCGTCCGCTCTCAAGCCGGGCCGCCCTTCTGGCAGAAGTTGCCAAGGTAACGGCAAAACATGGCCCCAACCCCAAGCGCCCCCCATTTTGGGGCGGCTTCAGACTCCAGCCGGTGGAGATCGAGTTTTGGGCGGATGGTGAGTTCCGTCTTCATGACCGATTTCGTTGGCAGCGGGCGGGGTTACAGGACGACTGGTCGATTTCGCGGCTCAATCCCTGA
- a CDS encoding aminotransferase → MSIVRTAATFAPPVMQARRWLEGMAFPAQRPLINVSQAAPVEPPPDALRQVMADVALSRDDAHLYGPVLGLPALRAELAAQSTRIYGGTINTSHVAITSGCNQAFAAAIATLCGEGDEVILPTPWYFNHKMWLDMSGVTAVALKTDAALLPDPEAAQALITPRTRAIALVSPNNPAGVEYPAELLQAFFDLARRNGIALILDETYRDFHSQTGAPHGLFMDPDWDDTLIHLYSFSKAYRLTGHRVGAIVTAPARLAEVEKFLDTVAICPGQIGQHAALWGMQNLAQWLAGERNEILTRRGAIESGFHRLAAQGWSLLGSGAYFAYMAHPFAISSADLAPKLVRDQSILCLPGTMFCPQIDPDGTQQLRIAFANLDTSGIEVLFERLIAMHTSP, encoded by the coding sequence ATGAGCATTGTCAGAACTGCGGCAACCTTTGCCCCGCCGGTCATGCAAGCACGTCGTTGGCTTGAGGGGATGGCGTTCCCTGCGCAGCGGCCCTTGATCAACGTCAGCCAGGCCGCCCCCGTTGAGCCGCCACCCGATGCGCTGCGTCAGGTCATGGCCGATGTCGCGCTGAGCCGCGATGACGCGCATCTTTATGGGCCGGTGCTGGGCCTGCCTGCGTTGCGCGCGGAACTGGCGGCGCAGAGCACACGCATCTACGGCGGCACCATTAACACATCCCATGTCGCGATCACATCCGGGTGCAATCAGGCTTTTGCCGCGGCGATTGCGACTCTGTGCGGTGAGGGCGATGAGGTCATCCTGCCGACGCCCTGGTATTTCAACCACAAGATGTGGCTCGACATGTCCGGCGTGACAGCCGTGGCGCTGAAAACCGACGCCGCCCTGCTGCCCGACCCGGAGGCTGCGCAGGCCTTGATCACACCGCGCACCCGCGCCATTGCGCTTGTGTCCCCCAACAACCCCGCTGGCGTGGAATATCCGGCGGAGCTTTTACAGGCCTTCTTTGATCTGGCGCGACGCAATGGCATTGCGCTGATCCTTGACGAAACCTACCGCGATTTTCATAGCCAAACGGGTGCACCGCACGGGCTGTTCATGGACCCTGACTGGGATGACACGCTGATCCACCTTTATTCCTTTTCCAAGGCATATCGGCTGACCGGGCACCGTGTCGGGGCCATCGTGACCGCGCCCGCCCGGCTCGCAGAGGTCGAGAAATTCCTCGACACCGTCGCCATCTGTCCTGGCCAGATCGGCCAGCATGCGGCCCTTTGGGGGATGCAGAACCTGGCGCAGTGGCTCGCCGGGGAACGCAACGAAATACTGACGCGGCGCGGCGCCATTGAGAGCGGGTTTCACCGGTTGGCCGCGCAGGGCTGGAGTCTCCTGGGATCGGGCGCGTATTTTGCCTATATGGCGCATCCGTTTGCCATAAGTTCGGCGGATCTTGCCCCCAAACTGGTGCGCGATCAGAGCATCCTGTGCCTGCCGGGGACGATGTTTTGCCCTCAAATCGATCCTGATGGCACGCAACAGCTGCGCATCGCTTTTGCCAATCTGGACACTAGCGGCATTGAGGTGCTCTTTGAGCGTCTGATTGCGATGCACACAAGCCCCTGA
- the fabI gene encoding enoyl-ACP reductase FabI — protein sequence MGNDLLAGKRGLIMGLANDKSIAWGIAKTCADAGAKLAFSYQGDALKKRVGPLAAQLGSDIVLPCDVGDEASLDALFESLKERWGTLDFIVHAIGFSDKNELRGRYVDTSRGNFALSMDISVYSFTAVVQRAEKMMSEGGSCLTLTYYGAEKVMPHYNVMGVAKAALEASVQYLAEDLGKDGIRVNAISAGPIKTLAASGIGDFRYIMKWNEYNSPLRRNVTTEDVGKAALFLLSDLGSGTTGENLHVDAGYHVVGMKAVDAPDMSKA from the coding sequence ATGGGAAACGATCTTCTGGCAGGCAAGCGCGGCCTCATCATGGGCCTTGCCAACGATAAATCCATTGCCTGGGGGATCGCCAAAACCTGTGCGGACGCGGGCGCGAAGCTTGCGTTTTCCTATCAGGGGGATGCTTTGAAAAAGCGTGTCGGGCCGCTCGCGGCGCAATTGGGCAGCGATATCGTCCTGCCCTGTGATGTGGGCGATGAGGCCTCTCTGGATGCGCTGTTTGAGAGCCTCAAGGAGCGCTGGGGCACCCTCGATTTCATCGTGCATGCGATCGGGTTTTCGGACAAGAACGAATTGCGCGGGCGTTATGTGGACACGAGCCGCGGCAATTTCGCGCTCTCCATGGATATTTCGGTCTATTCTTTCACGGCTGTTGTGCAGCGCGCGGAAAAGATGATGTCTGAGGGTGGCTCCTGCCTGACCCTCACCTACTATGGCGCGGAAAAAGTCATGCCGCATTATAATGTGATGGGGGTTGCCAAGGCCGCCTTGGAGGCCTCGGTGCAATATCTGGCTGAGGATTTGGGCAAGGACGGCATCCGCGTGAACGCCATCTCCGCTGGCCCGATCAAGACGCTGGCGGCTTCGGGTATCGGGGATTTCCGCTACATCATGAAGTGGAACGAATATAATTCACCCCTGCGCCGCAACGTCACCACCGAGGACGTGGGCAAGGCCGCGCTCTTCCTGCTCTCCGATCTCGGCTCCGGCACCACGGGCGAAAACCTGCATGTGGATGCGGGCTATCACGTGGTGGGGATGAAGGCGGTCGACGCGCCAGATATGAGCAAGGCATAA
- the gpt gene encoding xanthine phosphoribosyltransferase encodes MSKDPSRLPHEKGFHISWDQIHRDSRALAWRLDGQGPDDGGWRAVVAITRGGMAPAMIVARELDIRTVDTISVVSYHSGGGKADERRDAEVLKAPNQEMMGDGTGILIVDDLVDSGKTLELVRAQYPKAHFATVYAKPQGEPQVDTFITGVSQDTWIFFPWDMALQYVEPYRGTD; translated from the coding sequence ATGAGCAAAGATCCAAGCCGCCTGCCCCATGAAAAAGGCTTTCACATCAGTTGGGACCAAATCCACCGCGACAGCCGGGCGCTGGCATGGCGGCTCGACGGGCAGGGGCCGGATGATGGCGGCTGGCGCGCGGTCGTGGCGATCACGCGCGGCGGCATGGCCCCGGCGATGATCGTGGCGCGCGAGCTTGATATTCGCACGGTCGATACGATTTCGGTCGTCTCCTACCATTCCGGCGGCGGCAAGGCAGACGAGCGCCGTGACGCCGAGGTGCTGAAAGCCCCGAACCAGGAGATGATGGGCGACGGCACTGGCATATTGATCGTCGATGATCTGGTGGACAGCGGCAAGACGCTGGAACTGGTGCGCGCGCAATATCCCAAGGCGCATTTCGCTACCGTCTATGCCAAACCGCAGGGCGAGCCGCAGGTCGATACTTTCATCACCGGGGTCAGCCAGGATACCTGGATCTTTTTCCCCTGGGACATGGCGCTGCAATATGTCGAACCTTACCGCGGCACCGATTGA
- a CDS encoding peptidyl-prolyl cis-trans isomerase encodes MAKGTSSISKTAVWILMGLLILGLAGFGATNLSGNIRTIGTVGNLPVAVDDYARQLQQEMQAVQRQTGEPLPFAQAQQIGLDRAVLQRVVATRALDHEAAQIGLSIGDQNLRDRILEISAFRGVDGTFDRDGYRFALEQNGITEAQFEIQLREEVARTLIQGAILNGVVMPDAYVDTLVNFVGEQRSFTWTRLEESDLVAPIPAPDDATLRAHYDDNVDVFTLPETKKITYAVLTPDALIDEVEIAEADLREAYEQRSAEFDQPERRLVERLAYFDDAAAREAKSTLDAGARFESLVEARGLELADIDLGDVSEAELAQAGAEVFAAQVGAIVGPLPSTLGPALFRVNAVLPALFIPFEEAQPILRPAIAADRARRLVEAQAENLDDLLAGGATLEELATDSDMLLGTIDWSAQSTDDIAAYEAFRRAAFAVTVEDFPEIEQLDDGGLFALRLDAVLPPRPAPFEEVREDVLAHWQSAEVAAALAAQVDAQLPQLREGTDFAELGLDAVREENLLRSSFVMGTPPGFMSDVFDMNLADVAVLEDQAAIVVVRLDGIAAPEETEDTAALRTQLAQQAGQALAQDIFEIYNGDVTLRANPQINPLALQAVHVNFP; translated from the coding sequence ATGGCCAAGGGCACGTCTAGCATTTCAAAAACCGCCGTCTGGATTCTGATGGGTCTGCTTATTCTGGGTCTGGCTGGCTTTGGGGCCACCAACCTGTCAGGGAACATCCGCACCATTGGCACGGTGGGCAACCTGCCCGTCGCCGTCGATGATTACGCGCGCCAGTTGCAACAAGAAATGCAGGCCGTACAGCGCCAGACCGGCGAACCCCTACCCTTCGCGCAAGCGCAACAAATCGGGCTGGACCGCGCGGTCCTGCAACGCGTCGTTGCGACCCGTGCGCTCGATCACGAAGCCGCGCAGATCGGCCTGTCCATTGGCGATCAAAACCTGCGCGACCGCATTCTGGAAATATCCGCGTTCCGGGGTGTGGATGGTACGTTTGACCGGGACGGATACCGTTTTGCGCTGGAACAGAATGGCATTACCGAAGCGCAGTTCGAAATCCAGCTGCGCGAAGAAGTGGCGCGCACCCTTATTCAGGGCGCGATCCTGAACGGTGTTGTCATGCCCGACGCCTATGTCGATACGCTGGTGAATTTTGTGGGCGAACAGCGCAGCTTTACCTGGACCCGGTTGGAGGAAAGCGATCTTGTCGCGCCGATCCCTGCGCCGGATGATGCCACGCTGCGCGCACATTATGACGACAATGTTGACGTCTTTACCCTGCCCGAGACTAAGAAGATCACCTATGCCGTACTCACACCGGATGCGTTGATCGACGAGGTCGAGATTGCCGAGGCCGACCTGCGCGAGGCTTATGAGCAGCGCAGCGCCGAATTTGACCAACCCGAACGTCGTCTGGTCGAACGGCTTGCCTATTTCGATGATGCCGCCGCGCGTGAGGCCAAATCCACACTGGATGCCGGTGCGCGTTTTGAAAGCCTCGTTGAGGCGCGCGGGCTGGAGCTGGCAGATATCGATCTGGGTGATGTGAGCGAAGCCGAATTGGCGCAAGCCGGGGCAGAGGTATTTGCCGCACAGGTCGGCGCGATTGTCGGGCCGTTGCCCAGCACGCTTGGACCTGCCTTATTTCGTGTGAATGCGGTGCTGCCTGCGCTGTTCATTCCCTTTGAGGAGGCGCAACCTATCCTGCGCCCTGCGATCGCCGCCGATCGCGCCCGCCGCCTGGTCGAGGCGCAGGCCGAAAATCTGGACGATCTGCTCGCGGGGGGGGCCACACTCGAAGAGCTCGCCACGGACAGCGATATGCTTTTGGGCACCATCGACTGGAGCGCGCAGAGCACGGATGACATCGCCGCCTATGAAGCCTTCCGCCGCGCGGCCTTTGCCGTGACGGTCGAAGATTTCCCCGAGATCGAACAACTGGATGACGGCGGGCTTTTCGCCCTGCGCCTTGATGCGGTTCTGCCGCCCCGTCCCGCCCCCTTTGAAGAGGTGCGCGAGGACGTGCTGGCGCATTGGCAATCCGCTGAAGTCGCGGCCGCCCTGGCGGCGCAGGTTGACGCGCAACTGCCGCAATTGCGGGAGGGAACGGATTTTGCGGAACTGGGCCTTGACGCGGTGCGCGAAGAGAACCTCTTGCGCAGCAGTTTCGTCATGGGCACCCCGCCCGGTTTCATGTCGGATGTGTTTGATATGAACCTCGCCGACGTCGCGGTTCTGGAGGATCAGGCCGCCATCGTGGTGGTGAGACTGGACGGCATTGCCGCGCCCGAAGAGACAGAAGACACCGCCGCCCTGCGCACGCAGCTGGCGCAACAGGCAGGGCAAGCGCTGGCACAGGATATTTTTGAAATCTATAACGGGGATGTGACCCTGCGCGCCAATCCTCAGATCAACCCGCTGGCCTTGCAGGCCGTGCATGTGAATTTCCCCTGA